One region of Mycobacterium riyadhense genomic DNA includes:
- a CDS encoding LLM class F420-dependent oxidoreductase produces the protein MRFGLFIPQGWRMDLVGIEPENHWAVMRELATYADGSAWDSLWVYDHFHTVPMPTGEATHEAWSLMAAYAATTSRVKLGQMCTAMSYRNPVYLAKVAATADIISGGRIQMGIGGGWYEHEWRAYGYGFPSAGVRLGRLDEGVQILRDAWRDGKVTFDGKHYQVDGAIVAPKPLQDNGIPLWIAGGGEKVTLRIAAQYAQYTNFTPEPTAFAHKSEVLAEHCRKLGTDFEAIVRSANFTALIGTSDADVKDRLQRVRDRMVGYVPEAVADAMIAGGSGPDSATGTPEQVIERMAKIRDLGCEYAICYFPEAAYDRSGIELFEREVIPALS, from the coding sequence ATGCGCTTCGGTCTCTTCATCCCGCAAGGCTGGCGAATGGATCTTGTCGGCATCGAACCCGAGAACCACTGGGCGGTGATGCGCGAACTGGCCACCTACGCCGACGGCAGTGCCTGGGACTCACTGTGGGTTTACGACCACTTCCACACCGTTCCGATGCCCACGGGCGAAGCCACGCATGAGGCGTGGTCACTGATGGCCGCATATGCGGCGACCACATCGCGGGTCAAGCTCGGCCAGATGTGCACGGCGATGAGCTACCGCAATCCGGTCTACCTGGCCAAGGTGGCCGCCACCGCCGACATCATCTCTGGTGGTCGCATCCAGATGGGTATCGGCGGCGGCTGGTACGAACACGAGTGGCGGGCTTACGGCTACGGGTTTCCGTCGGCGGGGGTGCGGCTGGGCAGGCTGGATGAAGGCGTCCAGATCTTGCGCGACGCCTGGCGCGACGGCAAGGTCACCTTCGACGGTAAGCACTACCAGGTCGATGGCGCTATTGTGGCTCCGAAGCCGTTGCAAGACAACGGCATTCCGCTGTGGATCGCCGGCGGTGGCGAAAAGGTGACGCTGCGTATTGCCGCCCAGTACGCGCAGTACACCAATTTCACGCCGGAGCCAACGGCGTTCGCCCACAAGTCGGAGGTGCTGGCAGAGCACTGCCGCAAGCTGGGCACCGACTTTGAGGCCATCGTACGATCCGCCAACTTCACTGCCCTGATTGGGACTTCGGACGCCGATGTCAAAGACCGGCTGCAACGGGTCCGCGACCGGATGGTCGGCTACGTCCCGGAGGCCGTCGCGGACGCGATGATCGCCGGTGGCAGCGGCCCGGATTCGGCGACGGGCACGCCGGAACAGGTGATCGAGCGGATGGCGAAGATCCGTGACTTGGGTTGTGAGTACGCGATCTGCTACTTCCCTGAAGCCGCCTATGACCGTTCCGGCATCGAGCTGTTTGAACGCGAAGTGATACCTGCGTTGAGCTAG
- a CDS encoding putative quinol monooxygenase — translation MPITVILELKFKPEAVAAGRELMARALQDTRAFDGNLRTDVLVDEDDETHWLIYELWETVEHDEAYRRFRAGAGRLTELPPLLAAAPVKSRYVTTDI, via the coding sequence ATGCCGATCACCGTGATCCTCGAACTCAAGTTCAAACCCGAAGCGGTCGCAGCCGGACGCGAGCTCATGGCCCGCGCGCTGCAGGATACCCGGGCGTTTGACGGGAACCTCCGCACCGACGTGCTTGTCGATGAAGACGACGAAACGCACTGGCTTATCTACGAACTCTGGGAGACGGTCGAGCACGACGAGGCCTACCGCAGATTTCGCGCCGGCGCAGGTCGACTGACGGAGCTGCCGCCATTGCTGGCCGCCGCCCCTGTCAAATCGCGCTACGTCACGACCGATATCTAG
- a CDS encoding metal-sensitive transcriptional regulator: protein MVGDEDSIAAVLNRLRRAQGQLAGVISMIEQGRDCKDVVTQLAAVSRALDRAGFKIVATGLRECATGKGAKGARPMTESELEKLFLALA, encoded by the coding sequence ATGGTTGGTGACGAGGACAGCATTGCAGCCGTACTGAACCGACTGCGGCGCGCGCAGGGCCAACTTGCCGGTGTGATCTCGATGATCGAGCAGGGCCGAGACTGCAAGGACGTCGTCACACAACTCGCGGCGGTTTCGCGCGCGCTGGATCGCGCCGGATTCAAAATCGTTGCCACCGGCCTGCGCGAATGCGCCACGGGTAAAGGCGCAAAGGGAGCGCGGCCGATGACCGAGTCGGAGCTGGAGAAACTCTTCCTCGCACTTGCCTGA